Within Capsicum annuum cultivar UCD-10X-F1 unplaced genomic scaffold, UCD10Xv1.1 ctg47865, whole genome shotgun sequence, the genomic segment GAGATATAGGAATAAAGCCTACGAGCTTGTTACCCCTCAAGTTTAATACTTTAAGGTTTATAAGGCTTCCAATCACTTTTGGGATTTGATCCTCTATGGAATTGAATTTCAGATTAAAAGTCTCAAGTTTGGAAATATTCGAAAATGAAGAAGGGATGGAACTAGTGAAACCATTATTTCCAAGGTTTAGTACTTGAAGTTGGTGTAAAAACCCAACCCAAGAGGGAGCCTCCCCGCTGAAGCTGTTgaaaattaaatcaagaaacaTAAGTCGATGCAAATGTGCCATTTCTTGAGGCAAATTTCCATGGAATTTGTTGC encodes:
- the LOC124892499 gene encoding receptor-like protein 12, whose product is MAHLHRLMFLDLIFNSFSGEAPSWVGFLHQLQVLNLGNNGFTSSIPSSFSNISKLETFNLKFNSIEDQIPKVIGSLINLKVLNLRGNKLVGFIPISLSNVSRLETMEISYNSLQGNIPEGIGNLHDMKVLSIQVNQLTGSISFTIFNISRIEVIALAINSLS